From Salvia splendens isolate huo1 chromosome 3, SspV2, whole genome shotgun sequence, a single genomic window includes:
- the LOC121793614 gene encoding uncharacterized protein LOC121793614 isoform X1 has translation MKATNDTGQATQVPDDCVDNRWKWFKGCLGALDGTYITVRVDMADKPRYRTRKGHIATNTLAACTRDMRFTYVLPGWEGSAGDARVLRDAVTREFGLKVPRGHYYLCDNGYANTEGFLTPYKGVRYHLKEWGPNTERPKNPREIFNMRHISARNVIERAFVVLKIRWSILCSPSFYPIKIQIRLIMACFLLHNYIRGEMIVDPIEELVDNNVDDIGLQEDHDNSVYVDVIEPTPQWNDLRDQLAADMWDEVPRSS, from the exons ATGAAAGCTACAAACGACACTGGACAAGCAACACAAG TACCAGATGATTGTGTCGACAATAGGTGGAAATGGTTTAAG GGTTGTTTGGGTGCTTTAGATGGCACCTATATCACTGTGCGAGTAGACATGGCTGACAAACCAAGATATCGAACTAGGAAGGGGCATATAGCGACAAACACTCTGGCTGCATGCACTAGAGACATGCGTTTTACATATGTGTTGCCTGGGTGGGAAGGGTCGGCTGGTGATGCACGAGTCCTACGGGACGCTGTGACACGCGAATTTGGACTTAAAGTGCCTAGAG GTCACTATTATTTATGTGACAATGGATATGCAAATACTGAAGGATTTTTAACACCTTATAAAGGAGTTAGATACCACCTAAAAGAATGGGGTCCAAACACCGAGAGGCCCAAGAATCCTCGTGAAATATTTAACATGCGGCATATCAGTGCGAGAAATGTTATTGAAAGGGCATTTGTGGTACTTAAAATACGCTGGAGCATTCTCTGTAGCCCATCATTCTACccaataaaaatacaaatcagGTTGATTATGGCTTGTTTTCTGTTACATAATTACATTCGAGGTGAGATGATTGTAGATCCAATTGAGGAGTTAGTGGATAATAATGTAGACGACATTGGATTGCAAGAAGATCATGACAATTCAGTGTATGTAGATGTTATTGAACCAACGCCTCAATGGAATGACCTAAGGGATCAACTGGCTGCTGATATGTGG GATGAAGTCCCACGAAGTTCATGA
- the LOC121793614 gene encoding uncharacterized protein LOC121793614 isoform X2: MADKPRYRTRKGHIATNTLAACTRDMRFTYVLPGWEGSAGDARVLRDAVTREFGLKVPRGHYYLCDNGYANTEGFLTPYKGVRYHLKEWGPNTERPKNPREIFNMRHISARNVIERAFVVLKIRWSILCSPSFYPIKIQIRLIMACFLLHNYIRGEMIVDPIEELVDNNVDDIGLQEDHDNSVYVDVIEPTPQWNDLRDQLAADMWDEVPRSS; this comes from the exons ATGGCTGACAAACCAAGATATCGAACTAGGAAGGGGCATATAGCGACAAACACTCTGGCTGCATGCACTAGAGACATGCGTTTTACATATGTGTTGCCTGGGTGGGAAGGGTCGGCTGGTGATGCACGAGTCCTACGGGACGCTGTGACACGCGAATTTGGACTTAAAGTGCCTAGAG GTCACTATTATTTATGTGACAATGGATATGCAAATACTGAAGGATTTTTAACACCTTATAAAGGAGTTAGATACCACCTAAAAGAATGGGGTCCAAACACCGAGAGGCCCAAGAATCCTCGTGAAATATTTAACATGCGGCATATCAGTGCGAGAAATGTTATTGAAAGGGCATTTGTGGTACTTAAAATACGCTGGAGCATTCTCTGTAGCCCATCATTCTACccaataaaaatacaaatcagGTTGATTATGGCTTGTTTTCTGTTACATAATTACATTCGAGGTGAGATGATTGTAGATCCAATTGAGGAGTTAGTGGATAATAATGTAGACGACATTGGATTGCAAGAAGATCATGACAATTCAGTGTATGTAGATGTTATTGAACCAACGCCTCAATGGAATGACCTAAGGGATCAACTGGCTGCTGATATGTGG GATGAAGTCCCACGAAGTTCATGA
- the LOC121796909 gene encoding uncharacterized protein LOC121796909, with the protein MNPNFKAQHEYFYHDGRTPEMDSIILSSLLREKKAHNFDGIVIPVEFLYEAEATLEEDIGVRVNRDDIYYRLLFLERRYRSFKGLVEHAGTRWDKPSNKVFASEKTWAALLKASEFLGAYSVDGEPEYKQMQMMFGGESLQLENNEEVIAISDTTLEAEFDDTMRSGKAHVTGQSSAAAGKQKGKMNPRKLFDDVGNASYRESANGKGTRSSNDTSCASSSPNAWWRRPYE; encoded by the exons ATGAATCCCAACTTCAAAGCTCAACATGAGTATTTCTACCATGATGGGCGGACACCTGAAATGGATAGCATAATACTCAGCAGTCttttgagagagaagaaggCGCATAATTTTGACGGCATCGTCATCCCGGTGGAGTTCTTGTATGAGGCTGAGGCAACTCTCGAAGAGGATATTGGTGTGCGAGTCAATAGGGATGACATCTACTATCGTTTGCTATTTTTGGAACGTCGTTATCGGTCCTTCAAAGGACTAGTCGAGCATGCAGGTACGAGGTGGGATAAACCATCGAACAAGGTCTTTGCTTCAGAGAAAACATGGGCTGCTCTTTTGAAG GCTTCTGAATTTCTTGGAGCATATAGTGTTGATGGCGAACCCGAATACAAGCAAATGCAAATGATGTTTGGTGGTGAAAGTTTACAGCTGGAAAATAATGAAGAGGTCATCGCCATTTCCGACACCACTTTGGAAGCAGAATTTGATGACACAATGCGTTCGGGAAAAGCACACGTCACTGGGCAATCTTCTGCAGCAGCTGGTAAACAAAAGGGTAAGATGAATCCACGCAAACTTTTTGATGATGTCGGAAATGCCTCTTACCGTGAATCTGCGAATGGTAAAGGAACTAGATCATCAAATGATACTTCTTGTGCTTCATCTAGCCCGAATGCATGGTGGCGTCGTCCGTACGAATGA
- the LOC121796910 gene encoding proteoglycan 4-like, which translates to MGKKKWANKQTAKKSPSIRREENPELQPPTEERPPNPQPQEPIPQVPVMISLDVMTEFLRQQDPNRDWAADLADFSRIGGKWSMIGEAPAVPTSEPIVQPTAQPTSPSMTAPSEPSKPSPTRQETESMDIHPISSYYDSNPGEGEEKRSEEPTSQEGGDEPEITPAAEPIPQEKVREEIDLNETGRKQGLMTDEEFEALLKEVTHEEEEDASEAVREGVEASTRNDPEGIAHQPEEEVEKRQTGEREPEPVAPPVLKPKAVKRKLVLRDDPKAVQPKPKRVSQRCQGKWTSSNTKTNTAADPVEVLSDEERVTPTKPGEESFPATNLEDATTTPEVVSTTPSDQRDETEQMAEGLDLASESVGHVEPRDDSTHIRVETRPTAQDKPSTQAEKEPEEDEDRDEDRYQEERKRKGKAPVKRKPSSKKQRTGNIGIVITDPTQRTPPHLQEINDNDYAASEEPGSDSDISLEDEEYGE; encoded by the exons ATGGGGAAGAAGAAATGGGCAAACAAACAAACCGCTAAGAAATCCCCTTCAATCCGTCGGGAAGAAAACCCAGAATTGCAACCACCAACGGAAGAACGGCCGCCGAACCCGCAACCACAGGAGCCGATTCCTCAAGTTCCGGTGATGATTTCTTTGGACGTAATGACGGAGTTCCTCAGACAGCAGGACCCGAATCGAGATTGGGCGGCCGACTTGGCCGATTTTAGCCGAATCGGGGGCAAATGGAGCATGATCGGAGAAGCCCCGGCAGTACCTACATCAGAACCGATTGTGCAACCCACAGCACAACCGACATCTCCCTCGATGACCGCACCATCAGAACCTTCAAAACCCTCCCCGACTCGCCAAGAAACCGAATCAATGGATATTCACCCCATCTCATCCTATTACGACTCTAACCCAGGGGAAGGTGAGGAAAAAAGGAGCGAGGAGCCGACGAGCCAGGAGGGAGGAGATGAACCAGAGATAACGCCGGCAGCGGAGCCCATCCCTCAAGAAAAGGTAAGGGAagagatagatctgaatgaAACGGGTAGAAAGCAAGGCCTTATGACGGATGAGGAATTTGAGGCGCTGTTGAAGGAGGTAACccatgaggaagaagaagatgcatCGGAGGCAGTAAGAGAGGGTGTAGAAGCTAGTACAAGGAACGACCCAGAAGGCATAGCCCATCAGCCAGAAGAAGAGGTGGAAAAGAGGCAAACCGGAGAACGA GAGCCAGAACCAGTGGCACCTCCAGTGTTGAAACCAAAAGCAGTCAAAAGGAAATTGGTGTTGAGGGACGATCCCAAGGCAGTACAACCAAAGCCCAAGAGAGTATCGCAGAGATGCCAAGGAAAATGGACATCCAGCAATACAAAGACGAACACAGCAGCAGATCCAGTTGAAGTTTTAAGTGACGAAGAAAGGGtgactcccacaaaacctggggaggaatcTTTTCCAGCTACTAACTTGGAAGATGCAACGACGACACCTGAAGTGGTCTCCACAACGCCGAGTGACCAGAGAGATGAGACTGAgcagatggctgagggtctggacctcgcatctgaGTCAGTAGGTCACGTAGAGCCAAGAGATGATAGTACACATATCCGCGTGGAGACCCGCCCTACTGCCCAGGACAAGCCTTCAACACAAGCAGAGAAGGAACCGGAAGaggatgaagacagagatgagGACAGATAccaagaagagagaaaaaggaaagggaaaGCCCCTGTTAAGAGGAAGCCAAGCAGCAAGAAGCAACGCACAGGCAACATAGGCATCGTCATCACAGATCCAACTCAGAGAACCCCACCGCACCTTCAGGAGATAAACGACAACGACTATGCTGCTAGTGAAGAGCCCGGATCCGACAGCGACATCTCCCTGGAGGATGAAGAGTATGGTGAATAG
- the LOC121795773 gene encoding RING-H2 finger protein ATL43-like, producing the protein MPLSFCCLYFGTRISSSLLCSVAQPTNMPITLLILFILSNHSFLTTADGNSPPPLPMPRTAALKPGIAAALGILTTIFSITFLLLLYVRHCKGSSYANASRGGPASTRDSGINRKVIESLPIFRFSSLRGHKDGLECAVCLNKFEAEEVLRLLPKCKHAFHVECVDTWLDAHSTCPLCRYRVDPEDVLLHTPLPTPRTSATAPPPRVSGRHSSAGERGAAADNDLLRGRGSLDSWNSRRKKTGNSGWKGRKDSQLPVQGDRHRLEHRIIISGGREEEEAERLRRWSDAQATESLYLKSEMLLEGESGSGVINGRSLSEITGMSRYRGNNGGKGKEEERERVVKKWLAWISQSQHPAVQSPPSLPI; encoded by the coding sequence ATGCCTTTGTCTTTTTGTTGTTTGTATTTTGGTACTAGAATCTCCTCTTCTCTGCTCTGCTCTGTTGCTCAACCAACTAACATGCCAATCACTTTACTCattctcttcattctctcgAATCATTCTTTTCTCACCACCGCCGATGGGAACTCGCCCCCGCCCCTGCCTATGCCTAGGACGGCTGCGTTGAAGCCGGGGATCGCGGCAGCGCTGGGAATACTCACCACTATTTTCTCAATTACATTCTTGCTACTTCTGTATGTGAGGCATTGCAAAGGGAGCAGCTACGCCAATGCCTCCCGAGGCGGCCCGGCATCGACGAGGGATTCCGGGATCAATAGGAAGGTCATCGAATCCCTGCCCATTTTCCGCTTCTCGTCGCTGCGGGGCCACAAGGACGGCCTCGAATGCGCCGTGTGCCTGAACAAGTTCGAGGCGGAGGAGGTGCTGCGCCTTCTCCCCAAGTGCAAGCACGCATTCCACGTCGAGTGCGTCGATACCTGGCTCGACGCCCACTCCACGTGCCCCCTCTGCCGCTACCGCGTCGACCCGGAGGACGTCCTGCTCCACACCCCTCTGCCCACGCCGCGCACCAGCGCCACCGCCCCACCCCCCAGGGTATCCGGGCGGCACTCCTCCGCGGGAGAGAGGGGCGCCGCTGCCGACAATGATCTCCTCCGGGGGCGGGGTTCCCTCGACAGCTGGAATTCCCGCCGGAAAAAAACTGGTAATTCCGGCTGGAAGGGCAGGAAAGACAGTCAGCTGCCGGTGCAGGGAGACCGGCATCGGCTAGAGCACCGGATCATAATATCTGGCGgcagggaggaggaggaggctgAGAGGCTGCGGCGGTGGAGCGACGCGCAGGCCACGGAGTCGCTGTACCTGAAATCGGAGATGCTGCTGGAAGGGGAGAGTGGCAGCGGCGTAATAAATGGGAGAAGTCTGTCGGAAATAACAGGGATGAGTAGGTACAGGGGCAATAATGGAGGGAAGGGGAaagaggaggagagagagagggttgtAAAGAAGTGGTTGGCCTGGATTTCACAGTCCCAACACCCAGCTGTACAATCTCCTCCTTCTTTACCCATTTAA
- the LOC121795774 gene encoding protein LSD1-like produces the protein MQSQVVCSGCRSLLMYPSGATNVCCALCNSVTTIPPQGMEMAQLICGGCRTLLMYTRGATSVRCSCCHTVNLAPAPNIAHINCGNCHTTLMYPYGAPSIKCAVCQYITNVNMGNVRVPLPMHRPVGPASPAPMPSGSAPLPNPQSQTVVVENPMSVDKSGKLVSNVVVGVTTDKK, from the exons ATGCAGAGCCAGGTAGTTTGCAGCGGGTGCCGGAGTCTTCTCATGTACCCGAGTGGGGCCACCAATGTGTGTTGCGCGTTATGTAATTCCGTCACCACCATCCCTCCTCAAG GAATGGAAATGGCCCAACTGATATGTGGAGGCTGCCGTACATTATTGATGTATACTCGGGGTGCTACCAGTGTGAGATGTTCTTGCTGCCACACAGTAAACCTAGCACCAG CACCTAATATCGCTCACATCAACTGCGGAAACTGTCATACAACACTCATGTATCCTTATGGTGCTCCATCTATCAAATGTGCTGTTTGTCAATATATCACGAATGTTAAT ATGGGAAATGTTAGGGTCCCACTTCCCATGCATAGGCCAGTTGGACCTGCCTCTCCAGCACCGATGCCTTCTGGTTCAGCG CCATTACCCAATCCCCAGAGCCAAACTGTTGTTGTGGAAAATCCTATGTCCGTTGACAAGAGCGGGAAACTG GTAAGCAATGTTGTTGTTGGCGTAACAACAGACAAAAAGTGA